In a genomic window of Glaciimonas sp. PCH181:
- a CDS encoding LysE family translocator has translation MPEISSLLAFSLVALGLVLTPGPNMAYLTSRTICQGRKAGLISLGGVAAGFLFYMLCAAFGITALLLAVPFAYDALRFGGALYLLYLAWQAVKPGGRSPFEVRDLPNDSNRKLFLMGFVTNLLNPKIAVMYLSLLPQFISKDHGSVLTQSLILGATQIVISLSVNGVITIMAGSIATFLAERPIWMVFQRWLMGTVLAGLAVRMALEARR, from the coding sequence GTGCCTGAAATATCCAGTTTGCTGGCTTTTAGCCTTGTTGCCCTCGGTTTAGTCCTGACACCCGGCCCGAATATGGCCTATCTCACTTCGCGCACGATTTGTCAGGGGCGAAAGGCTGGGCTGATTTCGTTGGGCGGAGTGGCCGCGGGTTTTCTTTTTTACATGCTTTGTGCCGCGTTTGGTATCACCGCGCTACTGCTGGCGGTGCCTTTTGCTTACGATGCGTTGCGTTTCGGCGGTGCGCTGTATCTTCTTTATCTGGCGTGGCAGGCGGTGAAGCCTGGTGGCCGTTCTCCTTTCGAAGTGCGTGATCTGCCGAATGACAGTAATCGAAAACTGTTTCTGATGGGCTTTGTCACCAATCTTTTAAATCCCAAGATTGCGGTCATGTATTTATCTTTACTACCGCAGTTCATCAGCAAGGACCATGGCAGCGTGCTCACGCAATCGCTCATTCTTGGCGCCACGCAGATTGTTATCAGTTTAAGCGTGAATGGCGTGATCACCATCATGGCTGGATCAATCGCTACTTTTCTCGCAGAGCGTCCGATATGGATGGTGTTTCAGCGCTGGCTGATGGGTACGGTACTCGCTGGCTTGGCCGTTCGCATGGCGTTAGAAGCGCGCCGCTAA
- a CDS encoding GyrI-like domain-containing protein, translating to MSKASAYAAKFNRVFDYIDEHLGDALTVDLLSQVANFSKYHFHRQFSEYASISVFRYIQLMRLKRASYRLVFNQLEKITDIALDARFENPESFSRAFKNTFGQTPSEFRRSPAWQPWTERYHLPSRERENSMEVNVVEFEKTKVAVLEHRGSPGSINDSVGIFIAWRKASGLSPVESSQSFGIVYDNPDTTEPAQFRFDICGSVSEDVPDNPQRVGNKVIPGGRCAVIRHFGSHDRIGGSVYYLYREWLPESGEELRDFPLYFHYRNLMPETPEHALITDIYLPLK from the coding sequence ATGTCGAAGGCCAGCGCTTACGCGGCAAAGTTCAACCGGGTGTTCGATTATATCGACGAACACCTTGGTGATGCGCTGACTGTGGACTTGTTGAGCCAAGTGGCGAATTTTTCGAAATATCACTTTCACCGGCAATTTTCTGAGTACGCGAGCATAAGCGTCTTCAGATATATCCAATTGATGCGGCTAAAACGGGCTTCTTATCGGCTTGTGTTCAATCAGTTGGAAAAGATTACCGACATTGCCTTAGATGCCCGTTTCGAAAATCCGGAGTCGTTTTCCCGTGCGTTCAAAAATACGTTCGGACAAACTCCTTCTGAGTTTCGGAGAAGTCCTGCATGGCAACCCTGGACTGAACGTTATCATTTACCCAGCAGAGAAAGGGAGAATAGTATGGAAGTTAACGTTGTCGAATTTGAAAAAACCAAGGTCGCGGTGTTGGAACATCGCGGCTCTCCGGGATCTATAAACGACTCGGTCGGCATTTTTATCGCGTGGCGTAAGGCAAGCGGATTGTCTCCCGTCGAATCCAGCCAGTCTTTCGGCATTGTGTACGACAATCCCGACACGACAGAGCCGGCGCAATTTCGTTTCGACATCTGCGGTTCAGTGTCGGAAGACGTGCCGGATAATCCACAGCGGGTGGGTAATAAGGTAATCCCAGGCGGTCGCTGCGCTGTGATACGCCATTTCGGTTCGCACGATAGGATAGGGGGGAGTGTTTATTACCTGTATCGGGAATGGTTGCCTGAGAGCGGGGAGGAATTGCGCGACTTTCCGTTGTATTTCCATTACCGGAACTTAATGCCGGAGACCCCTGAACACGCGTTGATAACGGATATTTACTTGCCACTCAAATAG
- a CDS encoding MFS transporter — MQVRHDVNESALVRKITWKIVPFVFILYVISYLDRANIGYAALQMNKELALSSEAFGFVSGIFFIGYFLFEVPSNIMLNRYGARIWIARILLTWGVVAVASGFVQTPNQLYVLRFFLGVAEAGFFPGIIVYLTHWFRAKELATTVALFTSAIPVSYIIGAPFSTWIMDNVNWLGWSGWRWMLVLEGVPAVVGGVLCFLYLTDKPKDAKWLKPEERAWLENELENDRKSRPASQHLPLLKTLRNPRVLYLSFIYFVYQCGSLGVGYWMPQIIKNFSASLSHTEVGLIAMIPYIFATIIMVLWSRSSDKRSERRLHSAIPLALAALAMLGAGLVSNPYLSITMVSFTLAGLYAFKSPFWALPTLFLTRETAAVSIAIINSIGNLGGFVGPFLIGYIKGRGNSTTTGLLFLAVLLAISFFMTFLIKIAEHRQEHKDLKAKSAGPESARM; from the coding sequence ATGCAAGTTCGTCATGACGTTAACGAATCCGCGTTAGTAAGGAAGATCACGTGGAAGATTGTTCCCTTTGTTTTCATCCTATATGTGATTTCGTATTTGGACCGCGCCAACATCGGTTACGCTGCGTTGCAAATGAACAAAGAGCTGGCGCTCAGTAGTGAAGCCTTCGGATTCGTTTCTGGAATTTTTTTCATTGGTTACTTCCTATTCGAAGTGCCAAGTAACATCATGCTTAACCGTTATGGCGCCCGAATCTGGATTGCCCGGATTCTGCTGACCTGGGGAGTAGTTGCAGTTGCCTCTGGATTTGTTCAAACACCGAACCAGCTTTATGTCTTGCGGTTTTTTCTCGGCGTTGCGGAAGCTGGTTTTTTTCCAGGCATTATTGTCTACTTAACCCATTGGTTCAGGGCAAAGGAGTTGGCAACGACCGTCGCGTTATTTACCTCTGCGATTCCAGTTTCTTACATTATCGGCGCCCCGTTCAGCACCTGGATAATGGACAACGTGAATTGGTTAGGCTGGTCAGGTTGGCGCTGGATGCTGGTTCTTGAAGGCGTGCCCGCCGTTGTAGGCGGCGTACTGTGCTTTCTATATCTGACCGACAAGCCAAAGGACGCAAAATGGCTCAAGCCGGAGGAACGGGCCTGGCTGGAAAATGAGTTGGAGAATGATCGCAAGTCGCGCCCGGCATCGCAACACCTCCCGTTATTGAAGACACTGCGCAATCCTCGCGTGCTATACCTGTCGTTCATTTACTTCGTATATCAGTGTGGCAGTCTAGGCGTCGGTTACTGGATGCCACAAATCATCAAGAATTTTTCCGCATCACTATCGCATACCGAAGTTGGGCTGATTGCGATGATTCCTTATATTTTCGCAACGATCATCATGGTGTTGTGGTCCCGCAGCTCAGACAAACGGAGTGAACGCCGTCTGCACTCCGCAATTCCACTAGCGTTAGCCGCACTGGCAATGTTAGGGGCTGGATTGGTCAGCAATCCATATTTGTCGATCACCATGGTGAGTTTTACGTTGGCGGGTTTATATGCATTTAAGTCGCCGTTCTGGGCATTGCCCACTTTGTTCTTGACACGCGAGACTGCAGCGGTGTCCATTGCAATTATCAATTCGATCGGTAACCTAGGTGGCTTCGTCGGACCATTCCTTATCGGTTATATCAAAGGCCGCGGAAATAGCACTACTACCGGCTTGTTATTCCTGGCCGTATTGCTCGCGATTTCCTTCTTCATGACTTTTCTGATCAAAATTGCCGAACATAGGCAAGAGCATAAGGACCTCAAGGCTAAGTCGGCCGGTCCAGAATCTGCCCGTATGTGA
- a CDS encoding LysE family translocator — translation MTSQFNFAIFALSTAVILLTPGPTNTLLAAAGMERGAKGTLPLIACELLGYLIAISVWGAVLAPMQSSYPWVAILARSASSLYLIYIAVTVWRAASVLPTSGQRSIGPKALFVATLLNPKALLFSSAIFPVFASDNMPIYLAAMALFSCLLIPIGIIWTMFGAALANGRLKFVDRVKLQRAASLVLCAFSATIAWATFR, via the coding sequence ATGACATCTCAATTCAACTTCGCTATTTTTGCCCTAAGCACGGCGGTCATCCTGCTGACGCCGGGACCGACTAATACCTTGCTGGCGGCGGCTGGCATGGAACGAGGCGCAAAGGGCACGTTGCCACTCATCGCATGCGAACTACTCGGCTATTTGATCGCGATCTCGGTGTGGGGTGCGGTGCTGGCGCCCATGCAAAGCAGTTATCCGTGGGTAGCGATCCTGGCCCGCTCTGCCAGCAGCCTTTATCTGATTTATATTGCGGTGACGGTATGGCGGGCGGCATCCGTGCTGCCGACATCGGGACAACGGTCGATTGGTCCCAAAGCCTTATTCGTCGCAACCCTTCTCAATCCAAAGGCGCTGCTTTTTTCATCCGCGATTTTCCCCGTCTTTGCGTCTGATAACATGCCAATCTATTTGGCAGCGATGGCACTATTTTCTTGCTTGTTGATTCCTATTGGCATCATCTGGACCATGTTCGGCGCAGCGCTAGCCAACGGACGCTTGAAGTTTGTGGACCGGGTCAAGTTGCAGCGCGCAGCTTCGTTGGTACTTTGCGCGTTCTCGGCAACCATCGCTTGGGCTACTTTTCGTTGA
- a CDS encoding VOC family protein, protein MLDHVFITVSDLDRSIDFYEQALAPLGIRHLVDYDGADGPEGHPDLKGFGRDGRIFFWLRRGSSDAKAAHVGFVAQSESEVNAFYVAAIAAGATDNGPPSARVYYDPRYYAANILDPDGYSIEAVYKSWQHPQP, encoded by the coding sequence ATGTTGGATCACGTCTTCATCACGGTCAGCGACTTGGATCGATCTATTGATTTTTACGAGCAAGCATTAGCACCGCTAGGCATTCGTCATTTAGTGGACTATGACGGAGCCGATGGTCCTGAGGGACATCCCGATCTGAAAGGCTTCGGCCGCGATGGTCGGATATTCTTCTGGCTGCGACGGGGAAGTTCAGATGCCAAGGCTGCTCACGTCGGCTTTGTTGCCCAGAGTGAGTCCGAGGTGAACGCCTTTTACGTTGCAGCCATTGCGGCAGGAGCCACGGACAACGGCCCGCCCAGCGCTCGCGTCTATTACGATCCACGCTACTACGCAGCCAATATCCTAGATCCCGATGGTTATAGCATCGAGGCAGTCTACAAGAGCTGGCAGCATCCACAGCCTTAA
- the acnA gene encoding aconitate hydratase AcnA, whose amino-acid sequence MKINSSLRPSMLEHAGNSYLIVDLPGLFGEQLKQLPVVLRLLLENVIRHTTGVEREAAEIAILKWLDRGSSEAEIAFQPGRVLMHDTTSTPALIDIAAMRDTLSEAGIDPTVLNPGLPVDVSVDHSLAVEFFAQRDALTRNLQMELHRNNERYSFLRWASKVMRGVRIHPPGTGIMHTINLEQLATVVQTEQQDDELWAVPDTLIGTDSHTPMINGIGVLGWGVGGLEAQTVMFGMPTMLRIPDVIGVHLTGTLGSGVSATDLALTVTQRLRAMGVSGEFVEFYGQGVSSLSAGERAVVANMTPEYGASTGFFPVDDNTLRYLRETGRGQPAIDLVEAYTKRVGLWFDPLATPRFTRVLELPLDMIGMHVAGPRRPQDLLGYGDTGSVLAKLNFTPVPGDSGMPRHPIAIAAITSCTNTSDPALLIAAGLVARRAQALGMRVAPWVKTSLGPGSPAAADYLQRAGLIDDLSSVGFDIVGYGCTTCIGNSGPLTEPIQRALGRKEIHPVAVLSGNRNFPGRVHPDLDLGFLMSPALVIVFALAGNAEIDLSIDPVQITPDGTAIYLRDLWPSREEIASLVELGAQPGDYPRAFAQASLNPGWHALKVPETPLFPWNPSSTALRRPPFAELTEGSLLGSYSAYPLLVLGDDITTDHISPASAIPKDSYVADFLVERGDDRNDLNVFASRRGNWEVMMRAAFFSKTLRNWLYPTSPVANTLHIPSGMLAPIFEVAQRYRDDGDSVVLVAGERYGTGSSRDWAAKGQRLLGIRAVLAVSFERIHRSNLIGMGILPLRLPDGVNPTTLNIVPGDKIEIDARPEVLAPRCAIEVRIRRANGAVEKISAKAAVETQLETSLLKHGGVIPFILQKTIAEQSTEKAE is encoded by the coding sequence ATGAAAATAAATTCCTCATTACGCCCATCGATGCTTGAGCACGCTGGCAATTCGTACCTGATAGTGGATTTGCCGGGATTGTTTGGCGAACAGTTGAAGCAACTGCCGGTCGTACTGCGCTTGTTACTCGAAAACGTCATCCGTCACACAACGGGCGTTGAGCGGGAAGCAGCAGAAATTGCTATTTTGAAATGGCTGGACCGAGGCAGCAGCGAAGCAGAAATTGCCTTTCAACCGGGGCGTGTACTGATGCACGACACCACCAGCACCCCGGCCCTGATTGACATCGCCGCGATGCGTGACACTCTGAGCGAAGCGGGAATCGACCCGACGGTGCTCAATCCGGGCTTGCCGGTCGACGTGTCGGTTGACCATTCGTTGGCGGTTGAGTTTTTCGCACAACGCGACGCATTGACCCGCAACCTTCAAATGGAATTGCATCGCAACAACGAACGATATAGTTTTTTGCGTTGGGCTTCGAAGGTTATGCGAGGTGTTCGTATACACCCGCCCGGAACCGGCATCATGCATACAATTAATCTCGAGCAGTTGGCGACCGTAGTCCAAACCGAACAACAAGACGACGAATTATGGGCAGTGCCGGACACCTTAATCGGAACCGATAGCCATACCCCGATGATCAACGGCATCGGCGTTCTTGGCTGGGGCGTTGGTGGCTTGGAAGCGCAAACTGTCATGTTCGGCATGCCGACCATGCTGCGCATACCGGATGTCATTGGTGTGCATCTGACAGGAACGTTAGGCTCTGGCGTTAGCGCAACGGACCTGGCACTAACCGTCACCCAACGTCTTCGTGCGATGGGCGTCTCTGGCGAGTTCGTAGAATTTTATGGTCAAGGTGTCAGTTCACTAAGCGCTGGCGAACGCGCAGTAGTAGCGAACATGACGCCGGAATATGGCGCAAGCACAGGCTTCTTCCCCGTTGATGATAATACGCTGCGCTATTTGCGGGAAACAGGGCGAGGCCAGCCTGCGATCGATCTGGTCGAGGCCTATACAAAGCGCGTTGGACTGTGGTTCGATCCGTTGGCTACCCCGCGCTTTACTCGCGTGTTGGAGCTTCCACTTGACATGATCGGCATGCACGTAGCCGGCCCGCGCCGGCCCCAGGACTTGCTCGGTTATGGCGACACCGGCTCCGTCCTGGCCAAGCTGAACTTCACGCCCGTACCTGGCGACAGCGGCATGCCACGTCATCCGATTGCGATAGCCGCAATTACCAGTTGTACCAATACTTCCGATCCAGCCCTTTTGATCGCTGCCGGCCTTGTAGCCCGACGCGCGCAAGCGCTCGGCATGCGAGTGGCGCCTTGGGTCAAGACCTCGCTAGGGCCGGGTTCACCGGCGGCGGCCGACTACCTGCAACGGGCCGGCTTGATTGACGACCTGTCTTCGGTCGGATTCGACATTGTGGGGTATGGCTGCACAACCTGCATAGGTAACTCGGGCCCTCTGACTGAACCGATCCAACGCGCGTTGGGGCGGAAAGAGATCCACCCCGTTGCCGTGCTATCGGGAAATCGCAATTTTCCTGGCCGTGTTCATCCCGACCTAGATCTTGGATTCCTGATGTCCCCGGCACTGGTTATCGTATTCGCGCTTGCAGGGAATGCAGAAATCGATCTCAGTATTGACCCGGTGCAGATTACCCCGGATGGCACCGCAATCTATTTGCGGGACCTGTGGCCGAGCCGAGAAGAGATTGCGAGCCTAGTCGAACTAGGAGCGCAGCCGGGTGACTATCCGCGCGCATTTGCACAGGCAAGTTTGAATCCGGGCTGGCATGCATTAAAAGTTCCAGAAACACCTCTATTTCCCTGGAACCCTTCTTCGACAGCATTGCGTCGGCCACCCTTCGCTGAGTTAACCGAAGGTAGCCTGCTGGGCAGCTATAGTGCTTATCCGCTATTGGTACTGGGGGACGACATCACCACAGATCACATCTCACCAGCGAGTGCGATTCCCAAAGACAGTTATGTAGCCGATTTCCTGGTCGAGCGTGGAGATGACCGCAATGACCTGAATGTATTCGCCTCCCGTAGAGGTAATTGGGAAGTGATGATGCGCGCAGCGTTCTTTAGTAAGACCTTGCGAAATTGGTTGTATCCCACCTCGCCAGTGGCCAATACGCTGCACATACCAAGCGGTATGCTGGCACCGATCTTCGAAGTTGCGCAGCGTTATCGTGACGATGGTGATTCGGTCGTGCTAGTTGCTGGCGAGCGCTACGGCACTGGCTCTTCGCGTGATTGGGCAGCCAAAGGTCAGCGCCTGCTTGGTATTCGCGCCGTACTGGCGGTCAGTTTCGAGCGCATACATCGTTCCAATCTGATAGGCATGGGTATATTGCCACTGCGATTGCCAGATGGCGTCAACCCGACCACGCTCAATATTGTTCCAGGCGACAAGATCGAGATCGACGCTCGTCCTGAAGTACTGGCACCTCGCTGTGCTATCGAGGTTCGCATTCGGCGAGCCAATGGGGCCGTAGAGAAAATTTCGGCGAAGGCTGCTGTTGAAACTCAGCTCGAGACGAGCCTGCTTAAACACGGTGGGGTGATTCCTTTTATCCTGCAAAAAACCATTGCTGAACAGAGCACTGAGAAAGCAGAATGA
- a CDS encoding patatin-like phospholipase family protein yields the protein MEKTAFVFAGGGSLGAIEAGMLRELIAFGVRPDFLVGASAGAINSVFFAFQPHQAGSLALEDVWRGIRRHHIMPWSLLSLLSGFRRDGTHLISSEKLRGLLYMHYGNRHLEDAELPVHVVATEMRTGNEVVLSSGSAVDAVLASTAIPGVFPPVSFAGNMLIDGGVANNTPVSTAIRLGATRVIVLTTGFTCAQRRQPKGAFEHAMSALNLLVARQLVSDLERWSSQAAIAVVAPLCPLDISPYDYSQCGHLIDRAGMETRLWLEAGGLDKRTIPDGLRLHSHTK from the coding sequence ATGGAAAAAACCGCATTTGTATTTGCCGGTGGTGGAAGTCTCGGCGCCATTGAAGCTGGCATGTTGCGCGAGCTGATTGCCTTTGGCGTGCGCCCAGATTTCCTGGTCGGCGCTTCTGCCGGTGCCATCAATAGTGTGTTTTTTGCTTTTCAGCCGCATCAGGCCGGATCCTTGGCGCTGGAGGACGTGTGGCGCGGCATTCGTCGCCACCACATCATGCCCTGGTCATTGCTGTCTTTGCTGAGTGGTTTCCGTAGAGATGGCACGCATCTGATTAGCTCCGAGAAATTGCGCGGACTGCTTTACATGCACTATGGCAATCGTCATCTGGAGGATGCGGAACTCCCTGTGCATGTGGTCGCAACCGAAATGAGAACCGGCAACGAAGTCGTACTCTCATCTGGATCAGCAGTGGATGCAGTGCTTGCCAGCACGGCAATACCGGGTGTTTTTCCTCCGGTCTCATTTGCTGGAAACATGCTGATCGATGGCGGCGTAGCCAACAATACGCCTGTTTCTACGGCGATCCGATTGGGGGCTACACGCGTCATTGTGCTGACTACCGGCTTCACCTGTGCACAACGCCGACAGCCTAAAGGCGCATTCGAGCACGCCATGAGCGCACTCAATCTGCTGGTTGCACGGCAGTTGGTATCGGATCTGGAGCGCTGGAGTTCGCAGGCCGCGATTGCCGTGGTTGCCCCGCTGTGCCCGCTGGATATCTCGCCTTATGATTATAGTCAGTGCGGCCATTTGATTGATCGTGCAGGAATGGAGACCCGTCTATGGCTCGAAGCGGGTGGGCTAGATAAACGAACTATTCCGGATGGCCTCAGACTGCATTCGCATACAAAATAG
- a CDS encoding SgcJ/EcaC family oxidoreductase — protein sequence MKTNTSTGTQELQQFIASADNAINREDFDELMRFYSDDATLVIMPGKNVSGKESIRKAFVAIAEHFNHSLEVTQGEIVVIEAGDTALVIANTQLAANSKTESPFSMDRNANYVFKKLDDRWRCVIDNSYGAELLTKTNVPTLHMICGKIASGKSTLAHQLAEKPKTILISEDEWLSRLYPGEINTVNDYVRCAAKLRDVMGGHIEQLLRAGNSVVLDFPANTPDTRRWMRDIFKNADVAHCLHYLNVSDEECKMRLRRRNEDGSHRFTTSETEFDTITRYFVTPSIDEGFNVVEE from the coding sequence ATGAAAACGAATACGAGTACGGGTACGCAAGAGCTTCAACAATTTATCGCATCTGCGGATAACGCAATCAATCGCGAGGATTTCGACGAACTAATGCGTTTTTATTCGGATGACGCGACGCTGGTCATCATGCCAGGCAAAAACGTCAGCGGAAAAGAGTCTATTCGTAAAGCATTCGTTGCTATCGCCGAGCACTTCAATCACAGCCTGGAAGTGACGCAAGGTGAAATAGTGGTGATCGAAGCCGGCGACACCGCACTGGTCATTGCGAATACGCAGCTTGCAGCAAACAGCAAGACCGAATCACCATTTTCAATGGATCGAAACGCGAACTACGTCTTTAAGAAACTGGACGACAGATGGCGCTGTGTGATCGATAATTCCTACGGTGCAGAGCTGTTAACAAAGACCAATGTCCCCACTCTGCACATGATCTGCGGAAAAATTGCCTCTGGAAAATCGACGTTGGCCCACCAACTCGCTGAAAAACCAAAAACAATACTTATCAGCGAAGACGAATGGTTGAGTCGGCTTTATCCCGGCGAGATAAACACCGTAAACGACTATGTGCGATGCGCGGCCAAACTTCGCGACGTAATGGGTGGTCACATTGAACAACTGCTTCGAGCAGGAAATTCAGTCGTCCTGGATTTCCCTGCAAATACACCGGATACCCGCCGATGGATGCGAGATATCTTTAAAAATGCCGACGTTGCTCATTGCCTGCACTATCTGAACGTCTCGGATGAAGAGTGCAAAATGCGGCTACGTCGTCGCAATGAAGACGGCTCGCACCGATTTACGACAAGCGAAACAGAATTCGACACGATTACCCGGTACTTCGTGACGCCGTCTATCGATGAAGGCTTCAACGTCGTGGAAGAGTAA
- a CDS encoding lactonase family protein: MFAYVGSRTTRERSARGDGITVFQLNQTTGDLSLVQVVGDLVNPSFLALDRSGDHLYAVHGDLSDISAFKVDKSTGKLQFINRQSTGGKNPVHLAIDPSGRFIVVSNHLGSSLAVLPIGADGSLGALSQLVTLTGPLGPHRVEQKLSKPHFNPFDPSGHFVVVPDKGLDRIFTFSFADGKLTPATSAFTVTREGAGPRHLAFHPKLGIAYVANELDSTVTTYTWTVASGALTPLQILSTLPSTFTGNSRASEIEVDASGHYLYASNRGYDSIAVYKIDQRSGLLSLVDVETTQGKTPRFFTLTPNGQFLYALNEDSDTIVAMTVDQTTGKLRPTGFSVACGSPVCMVFSGNA; encoded by the coding sequence ATGTTTGCCTATGTAGGATCACGCACCACGCGCGAACGAAGTGCTCGCGGCGACGGCATCACCGTCTTTCAGCTAAACCAAACCACTGGCGACCTGTCACTGGTGCAAGTCGTGGGCGATCTTGTCAATCCTTCGTTCCTAGCGCTTGATCGTTCTGGAGATCATCTTTATGCGGTGCACGGCGACCTCAGTGACATCAGCGCATTTAAGGTCGACAAGAGCACAGGGAAGCTGCAGTTCATTAACCGTCAAAGCACTGGAGGTAAAAATCCGGTGCACCTGGCGATTGACCCAAGCGGGCGTTTCATCGTGGTTTCGAACCACCTTGGGTCCAGCCTGGCAGTATTGCCCATTGGTGCCGATGGCAGCCTGGGCGCACTCAGTCAGTTAGTCACTCTGACCGGTCCATTGGGACCGCACCGGGTCGAGCAAAAGCTATCTAAGCCGCATTTCAATCCGTTCGACCCCAGCGGCCACTTTGTGGTCGTACCGGACAAAGGCCTGGATCGCATTTTTACGTTCAGTTTTGCCGATGGCAAGCTGACGCCAGCCACGTCGGCGTTCACGGTGACACGAGAAGGGGCCGGCCCACGCCACTTAGCGTTCCATCCAAAACTGGGTATTGCTTACGTAGCTAATGAGCTGGATTCCACAGTAACGACCTACACGTGGACCGTTGCCTCTGGCGCTTTGACACCTCTGCAGATCTTGTCTACGTTGCCCAGTACTTTTACTGGAAACAGCCGAGCCTCTGAAATTGAAGTCGATGCCAGCGGACATTATCTTTATGCCTCAAACCGAGGCTACGACAGCATTGCCGTGTACAAAATCGATCAGCGCAGCGGCCTGTTATCACTGGTGGATGTCGAGACGACCCAAGGCAAGACCCCGCGATTTTTTACGCTCACACCGAATGGCCAATTCCTCTATGCGTTGAATGAGGACAGCGACACCATTGTCGCGATGACAGTTGATCAGACTACTGGAAAGTTACGACCCACCGGCTTTTCAGTAGCTTGCGGCAGCCCCGTGTGCATGGTGTTTTCAGGAAATGCCTGA